A single Anopheles maculipalpis chromosome 3RL, idAnoMacuDA_375_x, whole genome shotgun sequence DNA region contains:
- the LOC126564567 gene encoding sialin: MSTGIAGWITCRQVLNIMVIFGFMLNYALRVNFTIAIVAMTKTIVNVATGGDNSTGLDVTDTTTLAELSSTTTESSVIEEADKFEWDARQQNLMLGSFFWGYVLTELPGGRLAEIIGGRRVFGYSMLWASLLTLLTPLASNTHYIAVVILRAVLGFFLGASWPAIHPLTAVWIPPMDRSKFIANMMASSLGAAITMPICGFLIATIGWQSVFYFTGGLGLLWSIVWFLVVFETPASHPRITPEERNEIETAINAAGKKKKPSYVPWKSIITSPPVWAIILTHGASVFGFFTVVNQLPTYMKYILHFNIKENGLLSSLPYFGKYAMAVISSHLADYLRKSGKLSTTATRKIFTAFAVMTPGFLMIIQVYMGENRSWAVGIFTLSLFLNGAVTAGYLGNGLDIAPNFSGTIFGMANTLSSFGGFVSAYMVGVLTNDNQTYGQWQIVFWILAVVYITGSSAYVLMGTGELQAWNNPPEKGDGNGETEEGVPLNQRGQAAIK; the protein is encoded by the exons ATGTCGACCGGCATAGCAG gatgGATAACATGCCGGCAAGTGCTGAACATAATGGTGATCTTCGGCTTCATGCTGAACTACGCTCTTCGCGTAAACTtcacgatcgcgatcgtggCGATGACGAAAACGATCGTAAATGTAGCTACCGGAGGAGATAATAGTACCGGATTGGACGTGACCGACACGACGACACTAGCCGAATtatccagcaccaccaccgaatCGTCCGTGATTGAGGAGGCGGACAAATTTGAGTGGGATGCTCGGCAGCAAAATCTTATGCTCGGAAGCTTCTTCTGGGGTTACGTGTTGACGGAGCTGCCGGGTGGCCGATTGGCCGAGATTATTGGCGGGCGGCGTGTGTTCGGGTACAGCATGCTGTGGGCCAGCTTGCTTACCCTGCTGACACCACTCGCTTCCAACACGCACTACATTGCGGTGGTGATACTGCGTGCCGTGCTTGGCTTTTTCCTCGGTGCATCCTGGCCCGCCATTCATCCGCTGACGGCTGTATGGATTCCACCGATGGATCGGTCGAAGTTCATCGCGAACATGATGGCATCTTCGCTCGGTGCTGCTATTACGATGCCAATCTGCGGGTTCTTGATCGCCACGATCGGATGGCAGAGTGTGTTCTACTTTACCGGTGGTCTCGGTTTGCTGTGGTCGATCGTGTGGTTCTTGGTAGTGTTTGAAACTCCGGCTTCACATCCTCGTATTACGCCCGAGGAAAGGAACGAGATTGAGACGGCCATTAATGCCGctggcaagaagaagaagccttCGTACGTGCCTTGGAAGTCGATCATTACCTCACCGCCGGTATGGGCTATTATTCTGACGCACGGTGCGTCCGTGTTTGGGTTCTTTACCGTGGTGAATCAGTTGCCAACTTACATGAAGTACATCCTGCATTTCAACATTAAGGAG AACGGATTACTATCGTCCTTGCCTTACTTTGGAAAGTACGCCATGGCTGTGATCTCATCGCATTTAGCTGATTACCTGAGAAAATCTGGCAAATTGTCGACGACTGCTACTAGAAAGATTTTCACCGCCTTCG CTGTGATGACTCCCGGCTTCTTGATGATCATTCAAGTGTACATGGGAGAGAACCGTTCCTGGGCGGTCGGTATCTTCACGCTATCGCTCTTCCTGAACGGTGCCGTCACGGCCGGTTATCTTGGCAACGGGCTGGACATTGCACCCAACTTTTCCGGTACCATCTTCGGTATGGCTAACACGCTGTCCTCGTTCGGTGGTTTCGTATCCGCCTACATGGTCGGTGTGCTTACCAACGACAAT CAAACCTACGGTCAGTGGCAGATCGTCTTCTGGATTCTGGCCGTGGTATACATTACGGGTTCCTCGGCGTACGTGTTGATGGGTACGGGTGAGCTGCAAGCCTGGAACAATCCTCCCGAGAAGGGTGACGGTAACGGTGAAACCGAGGAAGGTGTCCCACTAAATCAGCGCGGACAGGCCGCGATCAAGTAA
- the LOC126565196 gene encoding adapter molecule Crk, whose product MASFDVYDRSSWYFGAMSRQDATDLLLNERESGVFLVRDSTTIVGDFVLCVREDSKVSHYIINKIPNSPDGECFVYRIGDQTFADLPDLLSFYKLHYLDTTPLRRPMIRRLEKVIGKFDFDGSDPDDLPFKKGEILHIISKDEEQWWTARNGQGQTGQIPVPYVTRYEENIIERPNSGGGGGAGPGGHHHHHPPATGGGGLHHSENSNIFKSNLNRQLPALARVKQERVPNAYDETALKLSVGDVIKVLKTNINGQWEGELKGKIGHFPFTHVEFIDE is encoded by the coding sequence ATGGCATCCTTCGATGTGTACGATCGGTCAAGCTGGTACTTTGGTGCAATGTCACGCCAGGACGCCACAGATTTGCTGCTGAATGAGCGTGAAAGTGGTGTGTTTCTTGTACGGGACAGTACCACGATCGTGGGCGATTTCGTGCTGTGCGTGCGGGAAGATTCGAAAGTGAGTCACTACATTATAAACAAAATACCAAATTCGCCCGACGGTGAGTGCTTCGTGTACCGTATCGGCGATCAAACGTTTGCGGATCTGCCGGATTTGCTGTCGTTCTACAAATTACACTATCTGGACACGACACCGCTGCGGAGACCGATGATACGCCGGCTGGAGAAGGTAATAGGCAAGTTCGACTTCGATGGTAGTGATCCGGACGATTTGCCCTTCAAGAAGGGTGAAATACTGCACATTATTAGCAAGGACGAGGAGCAATGGTGGACGGCACGGAATGGGCAGGGCCAAACCGGGCAGATACCGGTACCGTACGTGACACGATACGAGGAAAACATTATCGAGCGGCCAAATTcgggtggtggcggtggtgcagGTCCGGgtggccatcatcatcatcatccaccggcgaccggtggtggtgggctGCATCATTCGGAAAATTCGAACATTTTCAAATCGAACCTTAACCGTCAGTTACCGGCATTGGCCCGGGTTAAGCAAGAGCGGGTCCCGAACGCGTACGATGAAACTGCGCTTAAGTTGAGCGTTGGCGACGTTATAAAGGTGCTGAAAACGAACATCAATGGACAGTGGGAGGGTGAGTTGAAGGGCAAGATAGGGCATTTCCCTTTTACCCACGTAGAGTTTATTGATGAGTGA